From a region of the Lactuca sativa cultivar Salinas chromosome 4, Lsat_Salinas_v11, whole genome shotgun sequence genome:
- the LOC111906848 gene encoding uncharacterized protein LOC111906848: MATQSATSASSSSNIQPPPPQPPKESLGRRYKFIWPLLLAVNFSIGAYLFTRTTKEEKTEGEAPATAVTSTAISTASVPPPAAPKPVKPIPIDEQIELFKWILEEKRKVKTKDPQEKKRIDEEKAILKQFIRSKSIPTL; the protein is encoded by the exons ATGGCTACTCAATCTGCTACTTCTGCTTCTTCCTCTTCCAACATTCAGCcgccaccaccacaaccacccaAGGAGTCGCTCGGCCGGCGTTACAAGTTCATCTGGCCTCTTCTTCTCGCTGTCAATTTTTCCATCGGAG CTTACCTTTTCACAAGAACAACTAAAGAGGAGAAGACAGAGGGAGAGGCGCCTGCAACTGCGGTTACATCCACTGCCATATCAACCGCCTCCGTGCCTCCTCCTGCCGCCCCAAAGCCTGTGAAACCAATCCCCATTGATGAACAGATAGAGCTCTTTAAGTGGATATTGGAAGAGAAAAGAAAAGTGAAAACAAAAGATCCTCAAGAGAAAAAACGAATCGATGAAGAAAAAGCCATACTCAAACAATTCATCCGCTCAAAGTCCATCCCCACCTTGTAG
- the LOC111906847 gene encoding calcineurin B-like protein 10, with translation MGAAASSSTSRSSSLTVGEKVCAALIPCAVVLEILIYGFASCFDDRRSSPVKPGHTFDDVTRLARNSPFSVNEVEALRELFNRLSNSIITDGLIHKEELQLALLNSAGGENLFLNRVFDLFDEKQNGVIEFEEFVHVLSIFHPHAPMEQKIDFAFRLYDLRRTGFIEREEVKEMIVATLKETGMVLSEEILEEIIDNTFADADADMDGRINKDEWRNFVIRRPQLLKNMTLPSLRDVTTAFPSFIFNTGVDD, from the exons ATGGGAGCGGCGGCGAGCTCGTCTACCTCG AGATCGAGCTCGCTGACTGTGGGGGAAAAAGTATGTGCGGCGTTGATACCGTGTGCGGTGGTACTTGAGATTCTGATCTACGGCTTTGCGTCTTGTTTCGATGATCGACGAAGCTCTCCGGTTAAGCCTGGTCACACTTTTGACGACGTCACTCGTCTCGCTCGTAACTCTCCAT TTTCGGTTAATGAAGTGGAAGCATTGCGCGAATTGTTCAATCGGTTGAGCAATTCGATCATAACCGATGGGCTCATACACAAG GAGGAGCTCCAATTAGCTTTACTCAATTCAGCTGGTGGAGAGAATCTTTTCTTGAACAGG GTTTTTGATCTATTTGATGAGAAGCAAAATGGTGTTATTGAATTTGAGGAGTTTGTCCATGTCTTAAGCATCTTCCATCCTCATGCCCCAATGGAACAAAAAATTGATT TTGCCTTCAGATTATATGATTTAAGACGAACAGGGTTCATAGAAAGAGAAGAA GTTAAAGAAATGATTGTTGCCACTTTAAAGGAAACCGGAATGGTTCTTTCAGAAGAAATTCTTGAAGAGATAATCGATAAT ACTTTTGCTGATGCGGATGCTGACATGGATGGAAGAATCAACAAAGATGAGTGGAGAAACTTTGTTATTCGACGACCACAACTCTTGAAGAACATGACTCTTCCATCTTTAAG GGATGTGACAACAGCGTTTCCAAGTTTTATATTCAACACAGGAGTAGATGATTGA